Proteins from one Synechococcales cyanobacterium CNB genomic window:
- the mdh gene encoding malate dehydrogenase, protein MRRAKIAVIGAGNVGATCAHWAAAKELGDIVLLDIPDRDGVARGKALDLLCCGPIERFDSRVVGTSDYRDIAGSDVVVITAGLPRKPGMSRDDLIETNVKIVKSVSEQVAEHAPKSIVIVVSNPLDAMVYTAWKATGFPTSRIMGQAGALDVARFRAFLAMELGCSIEDISALLLGGHGDDMVPLPRLTSVHGIPIADLLPKEKIDACVERAKVGGGEIVKLMGTSAYYAPASGTVQMVEAIVKDKKRIIPSAAYCDREFGVGGYFVGVPAVLGSAGVERIVEFKLQPDEQKLFAESVAHVKDLVGVVRRMFPELA, encoded by the coding sequence ATGCGTCGTGCGAAGATTGCGGTGATCGGCGCCGGAAACGTCGGGGCGACCTGCGCCCACTGGGCCGCCGCCAAGGAACTCGGCGACATCGTGCTCCTTGACATCCCCGACCGCGACGGCGTCGCCAGGGGCAAGGCCCTCGACCTCCTCTGCTGCGGACCGATCGAGCGCTTCGACTCGCGCGTCGTTGGCACCAGCGACTACCGCGACATCGCCGGCTCCGACGTCGTCGTCATCACCGCCGGCCTTCCCCGCAAGCCCGGCATGAGCCGCGACGACCTCATCGAGACCAACGTCAAGATCGTCAAGAGCGTCTCCGAGCAGGTCGCCGAGCACGCCCCGAAGTCCATCGTCATCGTCGTCTCGAACCCACTCGACGCGATGGTCTACACGGCGTGGAAGGCGACGGGCTTCCCAACCTCCCGGATCATGGGGCAGGCCGGCGCGCTGGACGTGGCTCGGTTCCGCGCGTTCCTCGCCATGGAACTCGGCTGCTCGATCGAGGACATCTCCGCCCTGCTCCTCGGCGGGCACGGCGATGACATGGTCCCCCTCCCGCGCCTCACCAGCGTCCACGGCATCCCCATCGCCGACCTGCTCCCCAAGGAAAAGATCGACGCCTGCGTCGAACGCGCCAAGGTCGGCGGCGGCGAAATCGTCAAACTCATGGGCACCAGCGCCTACTACGCGCCCGCCAGCGGAACCGTCCAGATGGTCGAGGCCATCGTCAAGGACAAGAAACGCATCATCCCCAGCGCCGCATACTGCGACCGCGAGTTCGGCGTCGGCGGATACTTCGTCGGCGTCCCCGCCGTGCTCGGCTCCGCCGGCGTCGAGCGGATCGTCGAGTTCAAGCTCCAGCCCGACGAGCAGAAACTCTTCGCCGAGTCCGTCGCGCACGTGAAGGATCTCGTCGGCGTCGTGCGGCGCATGTTCCCCGAACTGGCCTGA